The Podospora bellae-mahoneyi strain CBS 112042 chromosome 7, whole genome shotgun sequence genomic sequence agcgCAGAGCAGTCCAGGCGCAGACGTCCTGGACCATGGGGGGCAGGGCCACTGTTTGACGTGTAGGAGGGATAAGGCGCCGAACCGTTGGTTGGTGTCATGGACCCACGGTAGCCAGAAGGGGCTGTCAAGGGGGCGCTGTGTGGGTGGACTTCGTGCAACGGGGTGGGATACCCACGAGACGCCGTTGGAGAGGAAGTGCCCGCCGAAGCCGAACCGCCAATAGACGCGAGGGCGAGCTTCATCGAGGCCGGTTTGGGAAGGATGGTGGGCAGACGGGGCGATGCGCTGGCGGAAGCGGTAGCCGTCATGATGCTGGGGAGCTGGATGCCAGTTGGGCTGATCGAACCATAAGATCGTGCGGAGCCGGGAGGAGATGCAGATCGGCTGAGCGAATCATCCTGCTCCCGGATGGGCGAGGGAATCGAGCCGTGAAGCGGAGGGGAGTGTCCGCTGTTCGAGGATCCCGATGACGTGGACGTGGTACGCTTGCGGCGGTTGCTGCCATGGCTGAGCTGGTGATAATGAAGGCGGCACGCGAGCTCAGTCTTCTTCAAGTGGGCGGCAATGTGCTTGTAGGGCATTTTCTGGAGACGTGTCTGAAGAAGGTAGAGCTCCTACGCAATTCCGCGTCAGTACACAATGGTTTCCCGCTCAACTGCTTTCCCCCTTGGGCAcatacctcctcctcgctccaTGCTCTCCCGCCACCAGTCGAAGTTGCCTTTCTGTTTTTTGTGACACCGTATTCATGACGATCCATGGCGTCGGTGGTAGGGGTATAGGGCCCGGCTTGGCCCGTCATGGGAATTGTTGGGGACATCATAATCCAATTTGACAGGGTTCTGTCTTTTCCGGCTGTTCAGTGTACCAAAACAAGTCGAGGAAAAGTGTGCTGAGGCGTGTTTGTCAGATCCAGCTGTCTTTTCCAGGCGGTATGTCCCAAGAATCGAAGGTTGTTCAAAAAAGGAACGAGCAGAACTTGCTGCTGTAAGAATCGAAGAGTCGTTTCGTTTCGGGTTAGAAGATCAAGCACTCAAGGAAGTGAAGTGAGTGACCGGCTGCCGAGGAGCGATGTCAACGAACACGAGGAACGGATCGAATGTTTGTGAAAGAGGTAAAAAAAAGGAGTTGTTTAAAAAGTCGAGTATAATGAACCAGATTATACTGTCGTCGAAGAATGAAACCAATCTCTCTCCAAAAAAGAATGTAAGCAGCCAAGCTAGTTGGGCAAGATCAAAGAGTGACTATGTTTAGCTgcgagaagagaaagaagaaagagtGGGACACACACGCAACAGCGTCGTGATGGTAGATGAAGATATCCACAGGTAAGACCTTGGTGGAGGAAAAATAAacagaagagaagaaagcaaCGAGGCGTGGCggggggaaggatgggtAATAATGCCCGCTATGGGTTGCATGACGTTCGGCTCGAGGCACATCCAGTCCCACTGGGCAGACAGGGGGGCAGACACACAACAGCTCTGAGGCCCGTTACAGACCAATGTGGAGTCCTGGGGGCGTGGCCCGGGATGGTGGACAAGCCAAGAAGTCCAAGACTGAGCAGGGGTGTGTGGGAGCCGCCTGACGATGGTCCCGTAGACCCAGGCCTTTGCGTGCTGTTATGAGTAGGTAGTATACGCACAGAACAGGCAGAATTGGCACCGAGACGTTGGGGGCGCTGGCACTGAGACCGTGATGAACGAACAGAGAGGAAATACGAGCTTTGGAGATATCGTTGAGAGGGTGTTGCCACGACCTGATCCGCAAGCACTTGCATGCGGTAGCATTCGTGGTATCAAGAAtcggagaaaaaagaaagagactGTTGGCAAGCTGGTCCCTTTAGGAAAGCTCATGTATCAACCAAGACACAGTATGGTTGGATCTGGCTAGGTGGATGGACGTGCGCATGTCCACCGCCGTCCGTTACCCTGGTCATGGAGCGTCCATGGACCGAGGTGCCTGGCTGAGCACGAGTCTGGATGACAGGCATCTAGACAGGCCCGGGGCAAGTCATGCGGGATGACAACCAGGAGGCAGACTGTGTTTGTTGAGGTTTCTCCTACACCTGGAGAGGGTGAGCGTGTATCTCGAAGCGCCGACTCGACTCAGTAAACGAGACGGCTGGCCAAAATAGATGGGAAGCAATGCTTCAAAACAGACGGGACAGCCGAGAGGCATGCCGCTCCAAACAGCACGATCAGAGGGCGGTTCGGTTCgggcgttgttgttgatcgAGGTGTTTGTGTCTTTTCTGCCCCCAATGGGCGAACTCGATGGCGCTTTCGAGGCCGTGCTTGCATATCGGAATGGAGGGCGATGTTTGCCGCCTTGGGGCCCGTTCGACGGTCGGCCGGAGCACCGGGGAGGATATCGTGGGCATCGTGGGGTCGACggacgagggaggggcaaagagagagagaaagggacATGGGTGACGAGTGAGAGACCTCTGGGCGCAGGCAAAAAGAGAGGCTGCATTGATGTCGcttcgaggttgttgagagaaaAGCAGAGCATTCAAAGGTCTGTGTCTGACGTTTGACACGGGTCTGCCCCCCTTTGCTGGTCGTTCTTGTCCTGAGCCAGGTGTCACAAAGTAGCCCTGGTGTGCTTGTAGCCCACCTGCGATTGGCTACAACCCCTGGCAGCCCCTGTTCTGAGGCTCTTGcatggatgagggggagtaAAAGCCAAGCCCCCACCTGCCCCGCGATTGGCATCCTTTTTGCGTCCCCCGTCCAAGCAGAGACGGCCAAAACCAAGCAAAACCCATGGGGAAGCCCACCCAATCCGCTCGTTTGGTTTGACATTTTCGTGCTCGAAACATGACAATGTTTCTTCCTTTGCCCAATTGCCCATGGGAGTAGCCGCTTGCTTGTGCAGTAGTTTCCCTCGGCTGACCTAGACGAATGCGCTGACAGTGGCCTGGCTGAACGGTCGGCGGCTGGGGAACCATTTACACTGGCCACATCTTGACCTAGCCCTATCACCTCGGGGCACATGCCGAGAAGCTGCCCTGTAGGTAAACAACACTTTGATAACACCCCCTCATATTCATCACACACCTTACACTAGAGCAATTAATTGTAAAGACAAAAAACAACAGACATCTGAAGGCGACGTCTCTCTTAATGCGACCCACTTATCCTGGCAGGGGATATGCGCCAGGACGGCCCCTGCTTACAGTCTCCGATCGACTTCCGGGCCTGGGTGGGGCATCCTTAAAACTCGCTAAGCCGTTGGCGCAATCTCAGCCGTGTATCAGGCCTTTCCTCATTCGGCCGCCTCCCCCACAGACCCAGACCCCACCATGGACCACAtctctccatctcgtccCAAGTAACTGGACTGTGGATGGACGCCCCTTTCtcgccttgccttgccttgcctttgccttgccttgTTGAGCAGACCAGATCAGATCAGTCAGCGAACCGGCCGAACAAACATGATTGGAAACACGACCCATCAAGATGCCCCGGCCGACAAGGCTGAAGCCTGATTGTCCGATTCACAGAGTACCATCTGATTATGCTGGATTGATGCCGTCTTGTGGTATATCTCTTTCAAGTGCCCCAGGAAACCCTGGACAGCATCACGCTCGAGACATAAACACTCTTTTGCTGCTCCTGGTGTTTGGTTTGAAGATTTGCTGCCGCGGGTCAAATCCCACAGCTGGGGGATCAACTACCTCGTACGGCCAAACGGCAGCGGGAATCACAAGAGAACAACGACCCCTCATTCCCGTCAAGCTTTCAGACAGCGATCGGAAACACCGCGAAGGATAACAACCATCTAACCCTCAACATTATAGCAGCCTACGAGTAAGCATTGCGACTGAAGTCTCAAAGTCGATCCAGATCAGGAACCAGACAATGCTATTGACGGAAATCGTGCTCTTATTTCCGGGAGAATTGTTCTAGATGGCCATCATAGGATCATCACGTACGTTGGTGCTTACCTTCGTCTGAACTGACCCGCGGTTCCTTCGTTCCTGGCGACAACTATGTACCCCAGCATGATCACAGTCACATGATTTTCTGACGATGATACTCACCGACCCCTTGGGTTATGACCCCGCtacaaggtaggtaggggtGTTTTCTACCAGAACGCACAAATTGCTGGCGCCTGGCGTTTCTTCCGCGAGCTGATGGGAAGCTTCCGGGTCACAAAAAAGGAACAAAAACCCGGGGATCCAACCTTCCCGTTCCCGATATCAGCAGAATGTTGACAGCAAACTGCCGTTCATAACTGCCGAATCTTTTTCAACTCCCCTTGactggtgttgttgcgacGTCCGCCGCACCATGATCGACATGCGTACATACTTTTATATATGCCTACGTCTATGTCAACATCTCAGCATCAGAGTTCCTTGTCCGAGCTCCAAAGTGGCTCTTAATTCACGAATCGAACATGCTCAAACTGACTGATTAAAGATCCGGACGGTGATATGTACCTTCAATCTCGCTGGGGACAACATCGTCACATTCTTCTCCAGTTCAACTACACATCACAGCGCCGATGGCATGTAGCTGCTCCGGGCCGTGTTGTAGCCGCCATGATGGTTGCCAGATGGAATTCTCCGAGATCCCCTGGGCCTGTAGGCCATCATCTTGATCCTGCCCAGAAAGGAGATCGCTGCATTGTGATTAAACCTCCTGGTTTTCACCACGCACTCGCACATCCAATTCGCTCTGGCCTTTCCCGATTCTACCGCCTACATACGGACAGCATACATCCCGGATCCCTGTGGATCATCGGGTGGCGCGGAGGTCAGATGTTGTCACCTCGACCCGTACCCAACTGGCTTTCGTCAGTATTCACGGGCCGTCGGAGTCTTGGAGTAAATCGTAACCATGTTGCTATGTCAAATTGCGGGTATAGGGACACGAAGGCACCATACGTACCACCAAGCAATGATGCGACACCCCCCGTAGTCGAAAAGGCTACACACAGCAAGAagtcctcatcttctccaCGATCTTCAACAGTTGACATCACCCAGGCACTGACGGAGAACGGCTCTGACAAGCTTCTAGAAGTTATCAGACAAATAATAGACATCAATATATCAGATGAAGGCCGAGCCCTCGTTCTGCATAAAGGGTTCATGTCAGATCAGATTCGCAGTTTTGTTCAGACCAGCCCATGATCATCATAACAGCACTTGTCAGTGTCCAGACCCTAGGTCGGCAACTCCCAGTGGACGGATGGGATGGACATCTCCATGTCCTGATGCCAATACCCGTTTGTTGTTGCGTGTGCGTCAAAACCCGGTCCCTGCCCGGGGTGCAATGTGCACGGACACTATCCCGTCCAGCTCAAAGAAGAATGGAAACCGCCTAGCTACTTCGACGAACTGTGTAGGCTTTAC encodes the following:
- a CDS encoding hypothetical protein (EggNog:ENOG503P1YD; COG:S) — encoded protein: MMSPTIPMTGQAGPYTPTTDAMDRHEYGVTKNRKATSTGGGRAWSEEEELYLLQTRLQKMPYKHIAAHLKKTELACRLHYHQLSHGSNRRKRTTSTSSGSSNSGHSPPLHGSIPSPIREQDDSLSRSASPPGSARSYGSISPTGIQLPSIMTATASASASPRLPTILPKPASMKLALASIGGSASAGTSSPTASRGYPTPLHEVHPHSAPLTAPSGYRGSMTPTNGSAPYPSYTSNSGPAPHGPGRLRLDCSALPPPPSAGLSATPYSASHPVDMGKLNAIYNAHRASFWASIAAEYGPGANPVVLEQAWRGNSPTSSSNSSSSSSLSLGIAAHTPITPIGSPDDHFYNGQSKPDKTRISAILGIDANPRSPREREMVRRLEEERCSLGVVGA